One part of the Paracoccus sp. MBLB3053 genome encodes these proteins:
- a CDS encoding peptidylprolyl isomerase, with amino-acid sequence MLKTRFRAILASPLLHFFVLGGLVFGYYSLKNPASEQPPTDDVLRLSETDAQRLVVDFFTTWHRAPTREELRGQIRDWAIEEASVREALALGLDQGDAMIRNRLRNKVEFLAEAPAAALTPDEATLAAYYRANAARFSHDGELSFAQVLLPANAGPDEVEAVKAELEQGADPGALSNSSMLPPQVEGMAAPAVERLFGKGFGKEVAGLPLDRWSGPLQSGYGAHLVRLEKRLEGVLPPLSQVRERVLGEWRADEARKLREDYTANLLQRYRLELPEIPDEVRQ; translated from the coding sequence ATGCTGAAGACCAGGTTCCGGGCGATCCTTGCCTCGCCGCTCCTGCATTTCTTCGTTCTTGGGGGGCTTGTCTTCGGCTATTACAGCCTCAAGAACCCGGCCTCGGAACAGCCCCCGACCGATGACGTGCTGCGGCTCTCCGAAACCGACGCCCAGCGGCTGGTGGTCGACTTCTTCACCACCTGGCATCGCGCCCCGACCCGCGAGGAATTGCGCGGCCAGATCCGCGACTGGGCCATCGAGGAAGCCTCGGTGCGCGAGGCCCTGGCCCTTGGCCTTGACCAGGGCGACGCGATGATCCGCAACCGGCTGCGCAACAAGGTCGAGTTCCTGGCCGAGGCTCCGGCCGCCGCGCTGACCCCCGACGAGGCCACCCTTGCGGCCTATTACCGGGCCAATGCCGCGCGTTTCAGCCATGACGGAGAGCTGAGCTTTGCGCAGGTCCTGCTGCCCGCGAATGCCGGGCCGGACGAGGTCGAGGCGGTAAAGGCAGAGCTCGAACAGGGGGCCGACCCGGGCGCGCTCAGCAATTCCAGCATGCTGCCGCCCCAGGTCGAGGGCATGGCCGCGCCCGCGGTCGAGCGCCTCTTCGGCAAGGGCTTCGGCAAGGAGGTCGCGGGCCTGCCGCTGGACCGCTGGTCCGGTCCGCTGCAAAGCGGCTATGGCGCGCATCTCGTGCGGCTCGAAAAGCGCCTGGAAGGAGTGCTGCCCCCGCTATCCCAGGTGCGTGAACGCGTGCTCGGGGAATGGCGCGCCGACGAAGCCCGCAAGC